A single region of the Enterobacteriaceae endosymbiont of Donacia cinerea genome encodes:
- a CDS encoding Do family serine endopeptidase yields the protein MRKLKKIFCVLFFLSILTITHKNINAKLLPFGLTKKYDNQSLPSLSKILLKVVPSVVSINVQGSTFVSQFNLPSKIQEYLNEHFSLCKEGSPYENTPLCGNSNNILEQKFHSIGSGVIINSKKGLIITNNHVVDHANYILVELHNGKTYEAKIIGKDPQTDIALIQIKDKTKNLKDIKIANSDNLKVGDYTIAIGNPYGLGETVTSGIISGLGRTGLNIENFENFIQTDAAINRGSSGGALVNLNGDLIGINTAILTPNEGNIGIGFAIPSNTVINLVKQFIKFGKVKRGSLGIYGVDLDPQLAKVMHASNVSKGIFIRKTKSFKNNKLQPGDIIVTLNGKKIYSFTLLRAKISTLIKGTIIRLGIVRKGVFKIIKIKLNDYCNDDSEKNAMYYGIEGGYLNNIILKKEIFFFKKFKKNAVKVVKIIPNSPASMIGLKKGDIILSINKQRTKNIKDVKKILDKHPLLILLYIMRGEKRFYLLN from the coding sequence ATGAGAAAATTAAAAAAAATTTTTTGTGTACTTTTTTTTCTTAGTATATTAACTATAACACATAAAAATATCAATGCTAAATTATTACCTTTTGGTTTAACTAAAAAATATGATAATCAATCATTGCCAAGTTTATCAAAAATATTATTAAAAGTTGTTCCTTCAGTTGTTAGTATTAATGTTCAAGGAAGTACTTTTGTATCACAATTTAATTTACCTTCTAAAATACAAGAATACTTAAATGAACATTTTTCATTATGTAAAGAAGGATCACCATATGAAAATACGCCTCTTTGTGGAAATAGTAATAATATTCTTGAACAAAAGTTTCATTCAATTGGATCGGGTGTTATTATAAATTCTAAAAAAGGTTTAATTATTACTAATAATCATGTTGTTGATCATGCTAATTATATTTTAGTAGAATTACATAATGGAAAAACTTATGAAGCAAAAATTATAGGAAAAGATCCACAAACAGATATAGCTTTAATACAAATTAAAGATAAAACAAAAAATTTAAAAGATATTAAAATAGCTAATTCTGATAATTTAAAAGTTGGTGACTATACTATAGCAATAGGTAATCCATATGGTTTGGGAGAAACTGTTACATCAGGAATTATATCTGGATTAGGAAGAACAGGACTTAATATTGAAAATTTTGAAAATTTTATTCAAACAGATGCCGCAATTAATAGAGGTAGTTCTGGAGGGGCATTAGTTAATCTAAATGGAGATTTAATTGGTATAAATACCGCTATTTTAACTCCTAATGAAGGTAATATTGGAATTGGATTTGCTATACCTAGCAATACTGTTATTAATTTAGTTAAACAATTCATTAAATTTGGTAAAGTTAAAAGGGGTTCTTTGGGAATTTATGGAGTAGATCTTGATCCTCAATTAGCTAAAGTTATGCATGCTTCTAATGTAAGTAAAGGTATTTTTATACGAAAAACTAAATCATTTAAAAATAATAAATTACAACCTGGTGATATTATTGTTACATTAAATGGTAAAAAAATATATAGTTTTACTTTATTAAGAGCAAAAATAAGTACCCTTATCAAAGGTACTATTATTCGATTAGGTATCGTAAGAAAAGGTGTTTTTAAAATAATAAAAATAAAATTAAATGATTATTGTAATGATGATTCTGAAAAAAATGCCATGTATTATGGAATAGAAGGAGGATATTTAAATAATATTATTTTAAAAAAAGAAATTTTCTTTTTTAAGAAATTTAAAAAAAATGCAGTAAAAGTTGTAAAAATAATCCCTAATTCTCCTGCATCAATGATAGGTTTAAAAAAAGGTGATATAATATTATCTATTAATAAGCAACGTACAAAAAATATAAAAGATGTAAAAAAAATTTTAGATAAACATCCATTATTAATTCTATTATATATTATGAGAGGAGAAAAAAGATTTTATTTACTTAATTAA
- the rpiA gene encoding ribose-5-phosphate isomerase RpiA, producing MFNKLKKIAAKVAIKYIKNNNIIGIGSGTTISHFIDLLSTEKHNIKGIISASENSTKKLKKYNFNILNINKIKKIGIYFDSADEINHKMQMIKGGGAALTNEKIISSLSEIFICIVDESKYVKYLGIHPVPIEIIPLAKNFIIKKLSYIGAIAKLRINTVTEHGNLILDVYNLNLDNPVKIEKYINNIPGIVTVGLFTKRCADIIIIGNKNYTVSVINKKK from the coding sequence ATGTTTAATAAACTAAAAAAGATTGCAGCTAAAGTTGCAATAAAATATATTAAAAATAATAATATTATTGGTATTGGATCAGGAACAACAATATCTCATTTTATTGATCTTTTATCTACTGAAAAACATAATATTAAAGGTATAATATCTGCCTCTGAAAATTCTACAAAAAAATTAAAAAAATATAATTTTAATATTTTAAATATTAATAAAATAAAAAAAATTGGTATATATTTTGATAGTGCTGATGAAATTAATCATAAAATGCAAATGATAAAAGGAGGAGGAGCTGCACTAACTAATGAAAAAATTATATCAAGTTTATCAGAAATATTTATTTGTATTGTTGATGAATCAAAATATGTAAAATATTTAGGTATACATCCGGTTCCTATAGAAATTATACCCTTAGCAAAAAATTTTATTATTAAAAAATTATCTTATATAGGAGCTATTGCAAAACTTCGTATAAATACAGTTACAGAACATGGTAATCTAATATTAGATGTATATAATTTAAATTTAGATAATCCTGTTAAAATTGAAAAATATATAAATAATATTCCTGGAATTGTAACAGTTGGTTTATTTACTAAAAGATGTGCTGATATAATCATAATAGGAAATAAAAATTATACAGTATCCGTAATAAATAAAAAAAAATAA
- the dapF gene encoding diaminopimelate epimerase, giving the protein MKFTKMHALGNDFIIINNIKRNFFFEKKIIQKLSNRYLGIGFDQLLLVELSSNKNIDFHYRIFNADGNEVEQCGNGARCLALYLRIKKLILKNEICVSTKNRLLYLKLLNNNIISVNMGIPLFNPKEIPFITNSIKNTYKLFFQNKYIYFNVVSLGNPHCVIQVKDVSNTAVSLIGTFFENYKLFPKKINVGFMQYLNVNNIKIRVFERGVGETKSCGSGACAAAAIGIKKNILLNKVFVHLPGGKITVFWKGNNNKLYMEGSASYVYDGKIIL; this is encoded by the coding sequence ATAAAATTTACTAAAATGCATGCATTAGGTAATGATTTTATTATTATAAACAATATAAAAAGAAATTTTTTCTTTGAAAAAAAAATAATACAAAAATTATCTAATAGATATTTAGGAATAGGATTTGATCAATTATTATTAGTAGAATTATCATCAAATAAAAATATTGATTTTCATTATAGAATTTTTAATGCTGATGGTAACGAAGTAGAACAATGTGGTAATGGAGCACGTTGTCTTGCTTTATATCTGAGAATAAAAAAATTAATATTAAAAAATGAAATATGTGTAAGTACAAAAAATCGTTTATTATATTTAAAATTATTAAATAATAATATTATTTCTGTAAATATGGGTATTCCTTTATTTAATCCAAAAGAAATTCCATTTATTACAAATAGTATTAAAAATACTTATAAACTTTTTTTTCAAAATAAATATATTTATTTTAATGTTGTTTCATTAGGAAATCCACATTGTGTTATTCAAGTTAAAGATGTATCAAATACTGCAGTATCATTAATAGGTACATTTTTTGAAAATTATAAATTATTTCCAAAAAAAATTAATGTAGGTTTTATGCAATATTTAAATGTTAATAATATAAAAATAAGAGTTTTTGAAAGAGGAGTAGGAGAAACTAAATCTTGTGGATCAGGTGCTTGTGCAGCTGCTGCTATAGGAATTAAAAAAAATATTTTATTAAACAAAGTTTTTGTTCATCTACCTGGAGGTAAGATAACTGTTTTCTGGAAAGGAAATAATAATAAATTATATATGGAGGGAAGTGCTAGTTATGTTTATGATGGTAAAATAATACTATAA
- a CDS encoding UvrD-helicase domain-containing protein: protein MKDINLLKNLNSKQREVVSEIRKNLLILAGAGSGKTLVLIRRIAWLIYKENCSPKSILAVTFTNKAALELKNRITLLIKNCKKNDIWIGTFHSFAYYILRIHYIEAKLTKNFQIIDVSDQKMLIKKILKKLSLQDKNYSINNILKYINNFKNNFFNKKKNYIYVNNVQNINLSKIYSEYQNYCKIIEVIDFNDLILYLYKLFLYNPHILKIYQKRFRNILIDEFQDTNDIQYKFISLLYNKYYNTKIVLVGDDDQSIYGWRGAQIENMNLFLKDFDNVKTILLEQNYRSTSNILKAANKLISHNNIRLKKKLWTQKENGKLISIYFALNEFDEAQYIAKYIDKNFIKKNIKLDNCAILYRNNSQSRILEEIMLKFCIPYKIYGGIRFFERQEIKNVISYLRFISNYNDDNSFERIINIPKRGIGDNTISIIKYVSKKYFLTLWKSSLYILKNKKYLNTMSFNALKKFIILIKSLKNNLKNKSLPIIIQETIKNSGLWKMYNKSCLSEKNFNKINNLKELINAAVYFTKISLKNTNKLFSKNTLLVDFLSQTLLKEDVNVNKINQNTNNYIQMMTIHASKGLEFSEVFIIGMEEGIFPSKISFTNDNINEERRLAYVGITRAKKKLTLTYTKNRYLYGKEINSIPSRFINELPENCIKKISYLKKNISFISNSNDFVNKKKYFIGQIVYHQIFGKGIILKIEIIKNNKKLQIKFNNTLIKWIMSNYIQSYI from the coding sequence ATGAAAGATATTAATTTATTAAAAAATTTAAATAGTAAACAAAGAGAAGTTGTATCTGAAATTAGAAAAAATTTATTAATATTAGCTGGAGCTGGTAGTGGAAAAACACTTGTATTAATTCGTAGAATAGCATGGTTAATTTATAAAGAAAATTGTTCTCCTAAATCTATTTTAGCTGTTACTTTTACAAATAAAGCAGCACTAGAATTAAAAAATAGAATTACATTATTAATAAAAAATTGTAAAAAAAATGATATTTGGATAGGAACATTTCATAGTTTCGCTTATTATATATTAAGAATTCATTATATAGAAGCAAAATTAACAAAAAATTTTCAGATTATAGATGTTTCTGATCAAAAAATGTTAATTAAAAAAATTTTAAAAAAATTATCCTTGCAAGATAAAAATTATTCAATAAATAATATTTTAAAATATATAAATAATTTTAAAAATAATTTTTTTAATAAGAAAAAAAATTATATTTATGTGAATAATGTACAAAATATTAATTTATCTAAAATATATAGTGAATATCAAAATTATTGTAAAATTATAGAAGTTATTGATTTTAATGACTTAATATTATATTTATATAAATTATTTTTATATAATCCTCATATATTAAAAATATATCAAAAAAGATTTAGAAATATTTTAATTGATGAATTTCAAGATACAAATGATATACAATATAAATTTATCTCTTTATTATATAATAAATATTATAATACTAAAATTGTTCTTGTTGGTGATGATGATCAATCAATTTATGGATGGAGAGGTGCACAAATTGAAAATATGAATCTTTTTTTAAAAGATTTTGATAATGTTAAAACAATTTTATTAGAACAGAATTATCGTTCTACTTCAAATATTTTAAAAGCTGCAAATAAATTAATTTCTCATAATAATATTAGATTAAAAAAAAAATTATGGACTCAAAAAGAAAATGGAAAACTTATTTCTATATATTTTGCATTAAATGAATTTGATGAAGCACAATATATTGCAAAATATATAGATAAAAATTTTATAAAAAAAAATATAAAATTAGATAACTGTGCAATTCTTTATAGAAATAATTCTCAATCTCGTATTTTAGAAGAAATTATGCTAAAATTTTGTATTCCTTATAAAATTTACGGAGGAATACGTTTTTTTGAACGTCAAGAAATAAAAAATGTTATATCATATTTAAGATTTATATCTAATTATAATGATGATAATTCTTTTGAAAGAATTATAAATATTCCGAAAAGAGGGATTGGCGATAATACAATAAGTATAATAAAATATGTTTCTAAAAAATATTTTTTAACATTATGGAAATCTAGTCTTTATATTTTGAAAAATAAAAAATATTTAAATACTATGTCATTTAATGCATTAAAAAAATTTATTATATTAATTAAATCTTTAAAAAATAATTTGAAGAATAAATCATTACCAATAATTATTCAGGAAACCATAAAAAATTCTGGATTATGGAAAATGTATAACAAAAGTTGTTTGTCCGAAAAAAATTTTAATAAAATAAATAATTTAAAAGAATTAATTAATGCAGCTGTTTATTTTACAAAAATTTCATTAAAAAATACAAATAAATTATTTTCTAAAAATACTTTATTAGTAGATTTTCTTTCACAAACATTATTAAAAGAAGATGTTAATGTGAATAAAATAAATCAAAATACTAATAATTATATACAAATGATGACTATTCATGCATCTAAAGGGTTAGAATTTTCTGAAGTTTTTATAATAGGTATGGAAGAAGGTATTTTCCCTAGTAAAATTTCTTTTACTAATGATAATATAAATGAGGAAAGACGTTTAGCTTATGTAGGTATTACTAGAGCAAAAAAAAAATTAACATTAACTTATACAAAAAACCGTTATTTATATGGTAAAGAAATTAATTCAATACCATCAAGATTTATTAATGAACTACCAGAAAATTGTATTAAAAAAATTAGTTATTTGAAAAAAAATATTTCCTTTATATCAAATAGTAATGATTTCGTAAATAAAAAAAAATATTTTATAGGACAAATAGTTTATCATCAAATTTTTGGTAAAGGAATTATTCTAAAAATAGAAATTATTAAAAATAATAAAAAGTTACAAATTAAATTTAATAATACACTAATAAAATGGATAATGTCTAATTATATACAATCTTATATATAA
- the corA gene encoding magnesium/cobalt transporter CorA — MLNAYKIYNKHLVYLKLDNNYNNLLDAIWIDLIKPENIERKKIYYLLGQNLATRPELEDIEASARFFENQEGLHIHSFFFYKNKNEHAGTTTVAFTIKNGRLYTLREKELSAFRLYRIRMHKHNTMIYGNPYELLLDILDTKIEQLADEIENIYSHLELLSCIIMKEHKNDQFNNALSTLAELEDIGWKVRLCLMDTQRAVNFLMRKTRLPKIQIEQAREISRDIESLLPHNESLFQKVNFLVQAAMGFINIEQNRIIKIFSLVSVIFLPPTLVASNYGMNFSVLPELKWKYGYLYAIVIMVISALAPYFYFKRKKWL, encoded by the coding sequence ATGTTAAATGCATATAAAATATATAACAAACATTTAGTTTATCTAAAATTAGATAATAATTATAATAATCTTTTAGATGCAATTTGGATTGATTTAATAAAACCTGAAAATATTGAAAGAAAGAAAATTTATTATTTATTAGGACAAAACTTAGCTACTAGACCTGAATTAGAAGATATAGAAGCATCAGCAAGATTTTTTGAAAATCAAGAAGGATTACATATACATTCTTTCTTTTTTTATAAAAATAAAAATGAACATGCTGGTACAACTACAGTTGCATTTACCATTAAAAATGGTAGATTATATACTTTACGAGAAAAAGAATTATCTGCCTTTCGTTTATATAGAATACGTATGCATAAACATAATACTATGATTTATGGAAATCCTTATGAATTATTATTAGATATATTAGATACTAAAATTGAACAATTAGCTGATGAAATAGAAAATATATATAGTCATCTAGAATTACTTAGTTGTATTATTATGAAAGAACATAAGAATGATCAATTTAATAATGCACTTTCTACTTTAGCTGAATTAGAAGATATTGGATGGAAAGTAAGGTTATGTTTAATGGATACACAAAGAGCAGTAAATTTTTTAATGAGGAAAACTAGATTACCAAAAATTCAAATAGAACAAGCTAGAGAAATTTCAAGAGATATTGAATCTCTTTTACCTCATAATGAATCATTATTCCAAAAAGTTAATTTTTTAGTACAAGCAGCAATGGGTTTTATTAATATAGAACAAAATAGAATTATAAAAATTTTTTCATTAGTATCAGTTATTTTTTTACCCCCTACTTTAGTAGCATCTAATTATGGTATGAATTTTTCTGTTTTACCAGAATTAAAATGGAAATATGGTTATTTATATGCCATTGTTATAATGGTAATTTCAGCTTTAGCTCCTTATTTTTATTTTAAAAGAAAAAAATGGTTATAA
- a CDS encoding 2-oxoglutarate dehydrogenase E1 component, whose protein sequence is MNNYYFKKNISYENILYIEKLYQNFLINPNFVNKDWYDIFINFQKKNKNLDTNDKLKKKFFYKEKILIEKINQLINNFRNLGHYDANINPLILNKKKLNNILQLPNYYFNEKDLEKKITLNNLVKNKKIIDIYDFFKKKYCHSIGIEYAHLLDNEKYWIQKNIEFTQCKFHLKEKRMFLEELIATEIFEKNIGKKFPGAKRFSLEGCDVLIPLIKEIIRYTSTLKNKTKKIIFGMAHRGRLNFLVNIMGKKIQDIINEFSNILFKENNIDDVKYHLGYSSIIEINKQKIELQLAFNPSHLEIINSITMGIARCQNDILKKKHTYILPISIHGDASFSGQGVIQEILNLSQTRGYRVDGTIHIIINNQIGFTTSKIIDMRSSYYCTDIAKMIQCPIFHVNADDLESVIFITRLAINYRNIFHKDVFIDLVSYRRHGHNEIDDPFITQPLMYSYIKNHKKIQDLYFHQLLSENIINNQKKIDLYQKYQNLFNKNKCFIKTYNIFIKEKYKEKIYKNIKINELKKLLFKISTFPKNFNIHPIVKKIYLDRIMMSKEEKKLDWGAAESLAYANILTQGISCRLSGEDIKRGTFSHRHAVIYDQNNGISYIPLKNIQLQQGNFYIYNSILSEEAVLGFEYGYSLNNIITIWEAQFGDFINGAQIIIDQFISSGEKKWNYKSGLIIILPHGHEGQGPEHSSSRIERFLQLCAEKNMKICIPSNAAQMYHLLCEHAFNSIKKPLIIISPKSLLRHPLACSSLKNFVNNYFKLIIDEIDIQINMKNIQHIIFCSGKIYYDLLEHRNITKNNNNIIIRIEQLYPFPKKKLQKIIKKYTIVKKFFWCQEEPKNQGAWIYIQNCFKNKLDCNINYIGRNKSASTATGYFTIYKKQQQKIINSVFNINKNKKISL, encoded by the coding sequence ATGAATAATTATTATTTTAAAAAAAATATTTCATATGAAAATATTTTATATATTGAAAAATTATATCAAAATTTTTTAATAAATCCTAATTTTGTAAATAAAGATTGGTATGATATTTTTATAAATTTTCAGAAAAAAAATAAAAATTTAGATACAAATGATAAATTAAAAAAAAAATTTTTTTATAAAGAAAAAATTTTAATAGAAAAAATTAATCAATTAATAAATAATTTTAGAAATTTAGGACATTATGATGCAAATATAAATCCATTAATTTTAAATAAAAAAAAATTAAATAATATTTTACAATTACCAAATTATTATTTTAATGAAAAAGATTTAGAAAAAAAAATTACATTAAATAATTTAGTTAAAAATAAAAAAATAATTGATATTTATGATTTTTTTAAAAAAAAATATTGTCATTCTATAGGTATAGAATATGCTCATTTATTAGATAATGAAAAATATTGGATACAAAAAAATATAGAATTTACACAATGCAAGTTTCATTTAAAAGAAAAAAGAATGTTTTTAGAAGAATTAATTGCAACAGAAATTTTTGAAAAAAATATAGGAAAAAAATTTCCAGGAGCTAAAAGATTTTCTTTAGAAGGTTGTGATGTTTTAATTCCTTTAATTAAAGAAATAATCCGTTATACAAGTACATTAAAAAATAAAACAAAAAAAATAATTTTTGGTATGGCACATAGAGGTAGATTAAATTTTTTAGTAAACATAATGGGTAAAAAAATTCAAGATATAATTAATGAATTTTCAAATATTTTATTTAAAGAAAATAATATAGATGATGTAAAATATCATTTAGGTTATTCTTCTATTATTGAAATAAACAAACAAAAAATAGAATTACAATTAGCATTTAATCCCTCTCATTTAGAAATCATTAATAGTATTACTATGGGTATAGCTAGATGTCAAAATGATATTTTAAAAAAAAAACATACTTATATTTTACCTATTAGTATACATGGCGATGCATCTTTTAGTGGTCAAGGGGTAATACAAGAAATTTTAAATTTATCTCAAACTAGAGGATATAGAGTTGATGGTACTATTCATATTATTATTAATAACCAAATTGGTTTTACTACATCTAAAATTATCGATATGAGATCTAGTTATTACTGTACTGATATAGCAAAAATGATTCAATGTCCTATTTTTCATGTAAATGCCGATGATTTAGAAAGTGTTATATTTATAACAAGATTAGCAATTAATTATAGAAATATCTTCCATAAAGATGTTTTTATTGATCTAGTTTCATATAGAAGACATGGTCATAATGAAATAGATGACCCATTTATCACACAACCACTAATGTATAGTTATATTAAAAATCATAAAAAAATACAAGATTTATATTTTCATCAATTATTATCAGAAAATATTATAAATAATCAAAAAAAAATAGATTTATATCAAAAATATCAAAATTTATTTAATAAAAATAAATGCTTTATTAAAACATATAATATTTTTATTAAAGAAAAATATAAAGAAAAAATATATAAGAATATAAAAATTAATGAATTAAAAAAATTACTTTTTAAAATTAGTACTTTCCCAAAAAATTTTAATATTCATCCTATAGTAAAAAAAATTTATTTAGATAGAATTATGATGAGTAAAGAAGAAAAAAAATTAGATTGGGGTGCAGCAGAAAGTTTAGCATATGCAAATATTTTAACTCAAGGAATATCTTGTCGTTTATCAGGAGAAGACATTAAAAGAGGTACTTTTTCTCATAGACATGCTGTTATATATGATCAAAACAATGGAATTTCATATATACCTTTAAAAAATATTCAATTACAACAAGGTAATTTTTATATTTATAATTCTATTTTATCTGAAGAAGCAGTTTTAGGTTTTGAATATGGTTATTCTTTAAATAATATTATAACAATATGGGAAGCACAATTTGGTGATTTTATTAATGGAGCACAAATTATTATAGATCAATTTATTAGTTCTGGAGAAAAGAAATGGAATTATAAAAGTGGATTAATAATTATTCTTCCACATGGACATGAAGGACAAGGACCAGAACATTCATCATCAAGAATAGAAAGATTTTTACAATTATGTGCTGAAAAAAATATGAAAATTTGTATTCCTTCTAATGCAGCTCAAATGTATCATTTATTATGTGAACATGCATTCAATTCTATAAAAAAACCACTTATTATAATTTCTCCAAAATCTCTTTTAAGACATCCATTAGCTTGTTCTTCATTAAAAAATTTTGTAAATAATTATTTTAAACTAATTATAGATGAAATAGATATACAAATAAATATGAAAAATATTCAACATATTATTTTTTGTTCTGGAAAAATATATTATGATTTATTAGAACATAGAAATATTACAAAAAATAATAATAATATTATTATTAGAATAGAACAATTATACCCATTTCCAAAAAAAAAATTACAAAAAATAATTAAAAAATATACAATAGTAAAAAAATTTTTTTGGTGTCAAGAAGAACCTAAAAATCAAGGAGCATGGATATATATACAAAATTGTTTTAAAAATAAATTAGATTGTAATATTAATTACATCGGAAGAAACAAATCTGCTTCAACTGCAACAGGATACTTTACTATTTATAAAAAACAACAACAAAAAATAATAAATTCTGTTTTTAATATTAATAAAAATAAAAAAATTAGTTTATAA
- the sucB gene encoding dihydrolipoyllysine-residue succinyltransferase, translating into MDNINIIVPELPESINNAIIIKWYKKPGEKVKIDDILLELETDKVVLEIPSTIDGILEKILIKQGEKVKSQQIIGILKKVKFLKNKENNNKNIIKHSEFFNSIKNQKKFLNKLNNFSPSIRRNIKKKNFSIKKLNNFDNKINLNYKNINNIKENKEQFFKNNNFEKKKMSPIRKYISKKLMDSKNNTVMLTTFNEVNMKKIINIKNKYKSFIYDTYNIKLGFTSFHIKAITQALKYFKKINAFIDGEDIIYNNNYNINIAIATERGLITPIIYNTNKLSLIDIEKKIKKLIIKSNKNKLSVEDLVSGTFTITNGGVFGSLMSTPIINPPQSAILGMHVIKDRPIVIKNKICIMPMMYLALSYDHRLIDGKDAIGFLMLVKTLLEDPIKLFL; encoded by the coding sequence ATGGATAACATTAATATTATTGTTCCTGAATTACCTGAATCAATAAATAATGCAATTATAATTAAATGGTATAAAAAACCAGGAGAAAAAGTAAAAATTGATGATATTCTTTTAGAATTAGAAACAGATAAAGTAGTATTAGAAATACCATCAACTATTGATGGTATTCTAGAAAAAATTTTAATTAAACAAGGAGAAAAAGTAAAATCACAACAAATTATAGGTATTTTAAAAAAAGTAAAATTTTTAAAAAATAAAGAAAATAATAATAAAAATATTATTAAACACTCAGAATTTTTTAATTCTATTAAAAATCAAAAAAAATTTTTAAATAAATTAAATAATTTTAGTCCTTCTATAAGAAGGAATATAAAAAAAAAAAATTTTTCAATAAAAAAATTAAATAATTTTGATAATAAAATTAACTTAAATTATAAAAATATAAATAATATAAAAGAAAATAAAGAACAATTTTTTAAAAATAATAATTTTGAAAAAAAAAAAATGAGTCCAATAAGAAAATATATTTCTAAAAAATTAATGGATTCGAAAAATAATACAGTTATGTTAACAACTTTTAATGAAGTTAATATGAAAAAAATTATTAATATAAAAAATAAATATAAAAGTTTTATTTATGATACTTATAATATTAAACTAGGATTTACTTCTTTTCATATTAAAGCAATTACGCAAGCATTAAAATATTTTAAAAAAATTAATGCATTTATTGATGGAGAAGATATTATTTATAATAATAATTATAACATCAATATTGCAATTGCAACAGAAAGAGGTTTAATTACACCTATTATTTATAATACAAATAAATTATCATTAATAGATATTGAAAAAAAAATTAAAAAATTAATTATAAAAAGTAATAAAAACAAATTATCTGTTGAAGATTTAGTCAGTGGGACATTTACCATTACTAATGGAGGAGTTTTTGGTTCTTTAATGTCAACACCTATTATTAATCCACCACAAAGTGCTATATTAGGTATGCATGTTATTAAAGACAGGCCTATTGTTATAAAAAATAAAATATGTATTATGCCTATGATGTATTTAGCCTTATCATATGATCATCGATTAATAGATGGAAAAGATGCTATAGGATTTCTTATGTTAGTAAAAACGTTGTTGGAAGATCCTATAAAATTATTTTTATAA